One window from the genome of Rhizoctonia solani chromosome 15, complete sequence encodes:
- a CDS encoding B-block-binding subunit of tfiiic protein: MMDELTNFILRELAFEGDLGSDPSRLRNLITQYYATQALGVQQSVDDKLCAFVWSLLATQDNVVIGLAPDGAEAVYFPPQMSASRKGKDKDEDNIGSSLVTLPRDEFTSTPLNNLLELYGTTLRIAVTPETCFKCVTGSHIRSPKLSGPVYAVLQLITRTRREGISVVDISKQSGYDPKTCFYLVQTLVNLGHIHKIKVGGAAGNICIHKNFYDDQCEWKKAEKEMAYDTKKGQGPRPASPAASEDEDENAGKEFSGTIQFDPIDNRHISNIAVIKSRLHRLLSHMPHGVHVYRNLLFGIVSLPSQSSVPQLIESFKKGFDASTKRERRTFNHRIHELIKTRFIEKVWAPSATKFGARVLCVRLVQDNENTTPMDLAEPEAGDGDDPLETTSLAEDQDDDYEENYEELLARFEGTCATRSIAHQIISVVEKSGPTGATIADISGGMCSFDPRSITGLVARFAAGIPPTHLADRGLVIMTETAGRERRQRIYTRAGYHTMHQREGFQDDPTDKSAEILAGAGGWAVFEKEEFVDNEMARWQWTADTTKVALMENGEKLLKTRGKKKRTNPLDANGRPIIGRPRKEWKTNRDKDNTDISDLPKKRGRPPKRKLEEVGGEEDQKDKPVTKKRGRPPKAKGTTEAADRNQPESSSQVGLGELRDESAGSHMQTEQGEMEAETEAVVTEPIDERPTAKEGVRASEDLPVDASSGKRTRRSRRHGPSDQSEAIVPLLGSPTKRASARLGNRVINLGIVPTPEPPAKRVRVDISSEADADHERVDPVDQAIPGPLSLEDLSRLDGVDTPPQPGEQSNSNRDLTEIAVPIGSLPDGVLAEQSLPQITPRMGRPANVSALRRQTEFMQVIERFDGVANISNSKSFNDEHQRILNQLHSEGKAVSTTPGTGMDRRTFNAAFSSLESRGLIKTRVVSTVVPAGTTRRATIAYFPNTAQHLIDECVQKFRESSTSAKGASIMSDFPVLPGAEIYSGPRPTTHTVNSLSVPPQTPPVPPDPLTMARYEQLSNPMTSAQYLGYIPGSLARAQALHLNLVSAATSETPPRHITTSNDWVISKAYFSDSLPVATYCSVIKLGFVGLGIRELLDSENGQRIRLHEAPADIQAGLGVQSLGMKSRLFKSLSLLVDLGCLIPVKPRRADNSQKLDYVSEAREGVEWNYFKLAKSVPIYRFGDKDQSHFCYNHAIQDLATATSFWKQLRVASDRSKCLEIPTGDGSPYGGDSKIAKSVRRRASWESGYVLSSAQIEYLESLVDHTTGHTPLDDLESARFDNACFVTTAPAGVVSEYFTQKRAIIQGTVKRRLSEAQKEEIERRRMQDESRKALAAKAAKAKLDQESRWETIVSKALDGRAPSHTQLQKGLLTLKSEFILSPRSGSSKTWETKIREVVRDSIGAKQFVIPPRVPVQPFKPVEEPNNEVTTLIHRQGQPIVQKDISPKKSGRKSKREMEESEERNSEKTKRDSRRRRFPWDMEYDELARDAGAVIRVRCQGKRIDWSALEQVFPGVQRSCVRQRISSLEGLPGASIYYRKLDAAWASIYQRYLGSDELPDPNPDSLKDFDLPAYISFLRQHIDKAALRTGTETTKANSSESSFVPVDLEHIHANYIVNSSTLGQIHKRPTNWDFCFDVASEEPREREFLQHPFVVHEDSPDIHTSLNVSLAQASIKMVISTPDPYYHSNHAASLLAPFGEATIQTAVEGLRDSLDLKRIRADKRDPGRKYKYSDLELQRLKGDFSSSIYPDAAAVRDNLECLQAEEWMDIDLTDEDGEVVAYLQLVSSNLIDINIDTRIPRAGRRQIGWQSKKVDDENLEAHISLRLKHKSTSAAPPQNVSFSSQVSDVEQLLEPTLAVNHSNQITHSYSKEAPTDRTLREAVDNSGPYGLPLGEAVDKCHIDSPAALLALTRANPPHAYILGYDQARIVSAKYLSDWTIEASDGGEANQTESRLIFPRRWLDIYGNTLEDVWTMSARVVIGAFVYRPCMSETTLRKRLRCLFDRQELNDILIQLSLSGKVKRISQISLPIGMNRLEDEKSIYWSLSDSMNWF, encoded by the exons ATGATGGATGAACTCACAAATTTTATTCTAAGAGAGCTCGCATTCGAAGGCGACTTGG GTTCCGATCCTTCTCGGCTTCGAAATCTCATAACCCAATATTATGCTACTCAAGCTTTAGGTGTTCAGCAAAGTGTCGACGACAAGCTTTGCGCCTTTGTTTGGTCACTATTGGCTACCCAGGATAATGTGGTCATTGGCCTGGCTCCGGATGGAGCCGAAGCGGTTTACTTTCCTCCCCAAATGAGCGCATCTCGCAAGGGGAAAGATAAGGACGAGGATAATATTGGTTCCTCGCTCGTGACATTACCACGAGACGAATTCACTTCGACGCCCCTCAACAACTTGTTGGAGTTATACGGTACTACTTTACGGATCGCAGTAACACCAGAGACGTGCTTCAAATGCGTCACAGGTTCCCATATCCGG TCTCCTAAGCTATCTGGGCCAGTATATGCGGTACTTCAGTTGATCACTCGTACAAGGCGCGAAGGGATTTCGGTCGTGGATATAAGCAAGCAGAGTGGATACGATCCTAAAACATGTTTCTATCTCGTTCAGACGCTAGTCAATTTGGGTCATAT CCACAAAATAAAGGTCGGAGGAGCGGCTGGAAACATTTGCATCCACAAGAACTTTTATGACGACCAATGCGAATGGAAGAAAGCAGAAAAAGAGATGGCCTACGATACCAAGAAAGGCCAAGGTCCTCGACCTGCGTCGCCCGCCGCTTCagaagacgaggacgagAACGCTGGGAAAGAGTTTAGCGGGACGATCCAATTCGACCCTATTGACAATCGACATATATCCAACATTGCGGTCATCAAGTCTCGTCTACACAGACTGTTGAGCCATATGCCTCATGGCGTGCATGTCTATCGCAACCTGCTGTTCGGCATTGTAAGTCTCCCCTCGCAATCCTCTGTTCCTCAACTTATTGAGAGTTTCAAAAAGGGATTCGACGCGTCCACTAAACGAGAACGTAGGACCTTTAACCACCGAATACACGAGTTGATCAAGACTAGGTTCATTGAGAAGGTATGGGCGCCATCTGCAACCAAGTTCGGGGCACGCGTTCTCTGTGTCCGTCTCGTCCAAGACAACGAGAACACGACTCCGATGGATCTTGCTGAGCCCGAGGCCGGTGACGGCGACGACCCCTTGGAAACCACTTCACTTGCGGAAGATCAAGACGATGACTATGAGGAGAATTACGAAG AACTCCTCGCACGTTTTGAAGGCACTTGCGCAACTCGGAGCATCGCTCACCAAATCATATCGGTTGTCGAGAAATCTGGACCAACTGGCGCAACTATCGCT GACATATCTGGAGGGATGTGCAGTTTTGACCCACGCTCGATCACAGGCCTGGTCGCACGTTTCGCTGCGGGAATCCCTCCAACGCACCTTGCCGACCGTGGGCTGGTGATCATGACGGAGACCGCAGGTCGCGAACGTCGGCAGCGTATCTATACTCGCGCTGGGTACCACACCATGCATCAAAGAGAGGGGTTTCAGGACGATCCAACCGACAAGTCCGCGGAGATCCTTGCTGGCGCAGGCGGATGGGCAGTGTTCGAGAAGGAAGAGTTCGTCGACAACGAGATGGCCCGATGGCAGTGGACGGCTGATACTACTAAGGTGGCATTAATGGAAAATGGGGAAAAGTTGCTCAAGACgagggggaagaagaagaggaccAATCCACTAGATGCGAACGGGAGACCAATTATCGGACGGCCGAGAAAGGAGTGGAAAACGAACAGGGATAAAGACAATACTGACATCTCTGATCTTCCAAAAAAGCGAGGGCGACCACCGAAGCGCAAATTGGAAGAAGTTGGCGGAGAAGAAGACCAAAAGGATAAACCCGTCACCAAAAAACGTGGTAGGCCTCCAAAGGCCAAGGGGACTACCGAAGCGGCTGACAGAAATCAACCGGAGTCCAGCAGCCAAGTTGGCTTGGGCGAACTACGAGACGAGTCTGCTGGCAGCCATATGCAGACAGAACAAGGAGAGATGGAGGCCGAGACTGAAGCTGTGGTGACAGAGCCCATTGATGAACGACCTACCGCTAAGGAAGGTGTTAGAGCCTCAGAGGATCTACCAGTAGAT GCATCTTCCGGAAAACGGACGAGAAGGTCTCGTAGGCATGGACCTTCAGACCAGAGCGAAGCTATTGTACCATTACTAGGGAGTCCCACTAAAAGAGCTAGCGCTCGCTTAGGGAATCGTGTCATTAACTTAGGGATAGTCCCAACACCCGAACCTCCAGCCAAGCGAGTTCGAGTGGACATCTCATCTGAGGCTGATGCCGATCACGAACGGGTAGATCCTGTTGATCAAGCAATTCCGGGGCCCCTATCGTTAGAAGACCTTTCTCGACTCGATGGCGTTGATACGCCACCCCAGCCCGGTGAACAATCTAATTCCAATCGAGATCTTACGGAAATCGCTGTCCCAATTGGTAGTCTTCCGGATGGGGTTCTGGCGGAACAATCCCTCCCACAAATTA CACCCCGTATGGGTAGACCGGCGAATGTCTCTGCTCTTCGTCGGCAAACGGAATTTATGCAGGTGATAGAGAGATTTGATGGAGTTGCGAATATTTCCAACTCCAAATCTTTTAACGACGAGCATCAACGCATATTAAACCAGCTCCATTCTGAAGGAAAGGCAGTGAGCACGACCCCAGGCACTGGAATGGATAGACGCACTTTTAACGCTGCGTTTTCTTCCTTGGAATCCCGAGGGCTTATCAAAACTAGAGTGGTCTCGACGGTTGTACCAGCAGGCACAACTCGACGAGCCACTATCGCATATTTCCCCAACACAGCTCAACACTTGATCGATGAATGCGTCCAAAAGTTCCGAGAAAGCTCTACCAGTGCAAAAGGGGCCTCGATCATGAGCGATTTCCCAGTCTTACCTGGAGCTGAAATTTACTCAGGACCCCGGCCCACAACTCACACCGTCAATAGCCTTTCAGTCCCTCCGCAAACGCCGCCAGTGCCCCCAGATCCTCTTACCATGGCTCGGTATGAACAGTTGTCCAACCCGATGACCTCTGCTCAGTATCTTGGTTATATTCCTGGCTCTCTTGCTCGAGCTCAAGCTCTGCACCTGAATTTGGTATCAGCAGCAACTTCAGAAACCCCACCTCGACACATCACCACTTCCAACGACTGGGTGATTAGCAAAGCGTACTTTTCCGACAGTCTGCCAGTAGCAACATACTGTTCAGTCATCAAGTTAGGATTCGTAGGACTAGGAATTAGGGAGCTTCTCGACAGTGAGAATGGCCAACGTATCCGCCTACACGAAGCCCCGGCTGATATTCAAGCGGGCCTGGGAGTGCAATCCTTGGGAATGAAATCCCGGCTTTTCAAATCACTTTCTCTCCTAGTTGACCTGGGCTGTTTAATTCCAGTCAAGCCCCGGAGGGCGGACAATTCGCAGAAGCTCGACTATGTTAGTGAAGCAAGGGAAGGCGTTGAATGGAATTATTTCAAGCTCGCCAAGTCCGTGCCAATTTATCGCTTCGGGGATAAAGACCAGTCTCATTTCTGCTACAACCATGCGATCCAAGACTTAGCTACGGCCACTTCATTCTGGAAGCAACTTCGCGTAGCCTCTGATCGTTCAAAGTGCCTTGAAATTCCGACCGGAGATGGCTCACCGTATGGTGGGGATAGCAAAATCGCGAAATCGGTTCGCAGAAGAGCATCTTGGGAGTCCGGGTATGTGCTATCATCCGCCCAAATTGAGTATCTCGAAAGCTTGGTCGACCACACCACGGGACATACACCGCTCGATGATCTTGAGTCTGCCCGCTTTGACAATGCTTGCTTCGTCACTACTGCACCTGCTGGAGTTGTATCAGAGTACTTCACCCAGAAAAGGGCCATAATTCAGGGAACGGTCAAGCGGCGTCTATCGGAAGCCCAGAAGGAAGAGATCGAACGACGTCGAATGCAAGATGAGTCTAGGAAGGCTCTTGCAGCCAAGGCCGCCAAAGCTAAATTAGACCAGGAGTCCCGATGGGAAACTATAGTCTCTAAAGCTTTGGATGGACGAGCTCCTTCACATACACAGCTTCAAAAAGGGCTATTAACCTTAAAATCCGAATTCATACTTTCTCCTCGGTCGGGCAGTAGCAAAACATGGGAGACCAAGATTCGGGAAGTGGTCCGGGATTCCATAGGAGCCAAGCAATTTGTTATTCCTCCTCGAGTCCCTGTCCAACCTTTCAAACCTGTTGAGGAACCCAATAACGAAGTGACCACGTTGATTCACCGCCAGGGACAGCCGATCGTTCAAAAGGATATTTCACCCAAAAAATCCGGGCGCAAATCAAAGAGAGAAATGGAAGAGAGCGAAG AGAGAAACTCTGAGAAAACTAAACGTGACTCACGTAGGCGAAGATTTCCTTGGGACATGGAATATGACGAGCTAGCGCGGGATGCTGGGGCCGTAATTCGAGTTCGGTGTCAAGGGAAGCGGATTGATTGGTCCGCATTGGAACAAGTATTCCCAGGCGTACAAAGAAGCTGCGTACGGCAGCGAATTAGTAGCCTTGAAGGTCTTCCAGGAGCATCCATTTATTACCGGAAGTTGGATGCTGCTTGGGCTTCTATATATCAGCGATACCTTGGCTCGGATGAACTGCCTGACCCAAACCCAGACAGTTTGAAGGACTTTGATTTACCGGCTTACATAAGCTTCCTCAGACAACACATCGACAAAGCTGCTCT TCGTACCGGGACTGAAACGACCAAAGCTAATTCCTCAGAAAGCTCATTCGTTCCAGTAGACTTGGAACATATACACGCCAATTACATTGTGAACAGCAGCACATTAGGACAGATCCACAAACGACCCACAAATTGGGATTTTTGTTTCGATGTCGCAAGCGAGGAGCCACGAGAACGAGAATTCCTTCAACACCCATTCGTTGTGCACGAGGATAGCCCTGATATTCATACTTCCTTGAACGTTTCCTTAGCTCAGGCGAGCATTAAG ATGGTCATATCGACTCCGGATCCTTACTATCACAGCAATCACGCAGCATCATTACTCGCTCCATTTGGGGAGGCAACTATTCAAACCGCGGTAGAAGGATTGAGGGACTCATTAGATCTAAAAAGGATTCGTGCAGATAAACGAGACCCCGGAAGGAAGTATAAGTATTCGGATCT GGAGTTGCAACGACTGAAAGGCGACTTCTCGAGCTCGATTTATCCCGACGCGGCAGCAGTACGTGATAATCTTGAATGCCTTCAAGCAGAAGAGTGGATGGATATTGATCTCACCGACGAGGACGGAGAGGTTGTAGCTTATCTACAACTGGTGTCCAGTAATTTG ATTGATATTAACATTGATACTCGGATCCCGCGAGCTGGTCGTCGCCAGATAGGATGGCAGAGCAAGAAAGTTG ATGACGAGAATCTTGAAGCACACATTTCATTACGCCTCAAGCATAAAAGTACATCAGCCGCCCCGCCTCAAAATGTGTCATTCTCGAGTCAAGTTAGCGACGTAGAGCAATTACTAGAGCCAACCCTGGCCGTCAATCATTCCAACCAAATAACGCACTCTTACAGCAAGGAGGCTCCCACTGACAGGACATTAAGGGAGGCAGTGGATAATTCCGGTCCGTATGGACTTCCTTTAGGGGAAGCTGTG GATAAGTGCCACATAGATTCACCAGCTGCACTGCTTGCTTTAACCAGAGCTAACCCGCCTCATGCGTATATATTGGGCTATGACCAAGCTAGGATTGTATCGGCTAAATATCTGAGTGATTGGACAATCGAGGCTTCCGATGGGGGCGAAGCGAACCAAACTGAGTCCAGACTTATATTCCCCCGCCGTTGGTTGGACATTTACGGGAACACGCTTGAAGATGTTTGGACCATGTCTGCTAGAGTGGTAATTGGCGCCTTCGTGTACAGGCCATGCATGAGCGAG ACAACCCTTAGGAAAAGATTGAGATGTTTGTTTGATCGACAAGAGCTCAACGACATACTGATCCAACTTTCCTTGAGCGGAAAAGTCAAACGAATATCCCAAATCTCACTCCCTATTGGGATGAACCGGTTAGAGGACGAGAAATCTATATACTGGTCACTCTCCGACTCTATGAACTGGTTCTAA
- a CDS encoding FAD-binding domain protein, which produces MSTTTIPSPRNSFHSRPASVRSKPASIRSKASSVRSKAESVHSRAVSVHSENIPLPAEHVIPPEHISPPPERTSVHSENLRPGSEHLVPLEHTIPPLDRRSVHSEHTSVHSRRTSPRSEHISIHSVPAIASQSTRSHKSISLTSSIVIDAEHNTKLLDVIPGFFGKIVTPTSPGYSDAIGRWAYNAERPARLVTYPRFTTDIFVAISHAYKSSLPIAVRGGGHSCAGTSSSTHGLVIDLSKHFAHVRVDPTNRIAFVGGGAIWKDVDEAAIRYGLAAVGGTVNHTGVGGLTLGGGYGWLTGQYGLACDNIVAATIVIPGAATAPGVIQPTSTTVSAFSDPDLFFAIRGGGGNFGVVTEFAIKLHPQRRTVWSGTIVYESSVLEELFEALDAWWVDAGQGHKPGEAALVFFFRDPATKECCIGMRPFFNGSAADGRKRFASFLAIQHLADQTKELPYEVINAQQNEQAQHGDNVYMTGTSRTSFPPSAARALFTTFAEISASPFDGSAVIVEYLPLHLVRAASSETSAFPGRMKGDNIVFLVHWPREDPTGNTDAARAHATRLKQVIWARECEIGGEVDSSGYANYQTEAADHDAAAIHFGPLYPRLQAVKAMCDPHGIFDKFYPIRPAY; this is translated from the exons ATGTCGACAACAACTATTCCCAGTCCTCGTAACAGTTTCCACTCGAGACCTGCCAGTGTTAGATCCAAACCTGCCAGTATTAGATCCAAGGCCTCTAGTGTTCGCTCCAAGGCAGAGTCTGTCCACTCTAGAGCAGTCAGCGTTCACTCGGAGAATATTCCTTTGCCTGCTGAACATGTTATTCCTCCAGAGCATATTAGTCCACCGCCTGAGCGTACTAGTGTCCACTCGGAGAATCTTAGACCTGGCTCTGAGCATCTTGTTCCTCTGGAGCACACGATCCCGCCTTTAGACCGTAGAAGTGTCCACTCTGAGCACACCAGTGTCCATTCACGACGTACCAGTCCTCGTTCTGAACATATAAGTATTCACTCTGTACCTGCCATCGCAAGCCAGAGCACTCGCTCCCACAAGTCCATCTCGCTTACCAGTAGCATTGTTATCGATGCCGAACACAATACCAAACTACTCGACGTAATTCCTGG ATTCTTTGGCAAGATCGTAACACCCACATCTCCAGGTTATTCGGACGCTATTGGGCGCTGGGCCTACAATGCCGAACGTCCAGCTCGCCTTGTAACCTACCCACGCTTCACCACCGATATATTTGTCGCCATTTCTCATGCATACAAAAGCTCACTTCCCATCGCTGTCCGAGGCGGTGGCCACTCGTGCGCAGGCACATCTTCTTCCACACACGGTCTTGTCATTGACCTTTCCAAACACTTTGCCCATGTCCGGGTCGACCCGACCAATCGTATCGCATTCGTCGGAGGCGGTGCCATTTGGAAGGACGTGGACGAGGCAGCCATCAGATACGGTTTGGCCGCGGTTGGCGGGACCGTCAATCATACTGGAGTAGGCGGACTAACTCTCGGCGGCGGCTATGGCTGGCTTACCGGCCAGTACGGCCTTGCTTGTGATAACATCGTCGCCGCTACCATCGTTATTCCGGGTGCTGCGACCGCCCCGGGAGTCATCCAACCTACTTCGACCACCGTTTCGGCCTTTTCCGACCCCGATCTGTTCTTTGCTATACGAGGCGGTGGAGGAAATTTCGGGGTTGTAACAGAGTTCGCAATCAAACTTCATCCCCAGAGGCGAACAGTTTGGTCGGGAACCATTGTTTACGAGTCATCTGTATTGGAAGAATTGTTTGAAGCCCTGGACGCGTGGTGGGTGGACGCAGGTCAAGGTCACAAGCCCGGAGAAGCTGCTTTAGTCTTCTTCTTTCGCGATCCTGCCACTAAAGAG TGTTGCATTGGTATGAGACCCTTCTTCAACGGATCAGCAGCGGATGGAAGAAAGCGGTTCGCTTCATTCCTGGCTATTC AACACTTGGCGGATCAAACAAAAGAATTACCTTATGAAGTCATAAATGCACAACAA AACGAACAGGCTCAGCACGGAGATAACGTCTATATGACGGGCACTTCAagaacctcttttcccccgtCTGCTGCACGGGCTCTCTTTACAACTTTTGCTGAAATCTCTGCTTCTCCTTTTGACGGATCCGCGGTAATCGTCGAATATCTACCTTTACATCTAGTTCGAGCCGCATCCTCCGAAACGAGTGCGTTCCCCGGTCGCATGAAGGGCGATAACATTGTTTTCCTGGTTCATTGGCCGCGAGAGGATCCTACAGGCAACACCGATGCCGCACGAGCTCATGCGACCAGACTAAAACAGGTCATCTGGGCTCGAGAATGTGAGATCGGAGGGGAAGTCGATTCGTCGGGCTATGCAAACTACC AAACCGAAGCTGCAGATCACGACGCAGCTGCGATACATTTTGGACCGTTGTATCCTAGGTTGCAAGCAGTTAAAGCGATGTGTGATCCACATGGGATTTTTGACAAGTTTTACCCTATTCGACCGGCTTATTAG